From Chrysiogenia bacterium, a single genomic window includes:
- the rny gene encoding ribonuclease Y, with translation MDTNAIIFLVGGLAGGLGLGAALFLKRSKNALKEAERQAEELLDEAQEKARRIARNADKKAAQIRKDALRQSEEEAEDRLKEIAAKEQSLKARVKNIEDRSKEVDQTAAEIEKRAERIETERERREREIEEMRDRVTQQETSWNELVARARDQLERAAGLSAEDAKVELIKNIENDAKLEAARMCKQIEDEAKEKAEMQAKKIMATAIQRWAGDFTVERAVSVIQIPSDDIKGKIIGREGRNIRALQAATGMDFIIDDTPETIVISGFNPLRREIARVSLLRLIEDGRIHPARIEEIVGKVEKEVAREIKTVGEQAAMDVGIQDIHPEILKLIGTLKYRYSFAQNNLVHSLECAYFESIMADELGLDRMKARRCGLLHDIGKAVDHEVEGPHAYIGGDLARKYGEKNDVVVAVAGHHEDDPPSLWAALTQAADALSAARPGVRREMFENYVKRLEDLERIANAFPGVEQTYAIQAGRELRVIVSNDKLSDDAAYMLSKDIARKIEQDMTYPGQIKVTVLRETRAVDFAR, from the coding sequence ATGGATACGAACGCAATCATTTTTCTGGTCGGAGGTCTTGCCGGGGGGCTGGGCCTGGGTGCGGCGCTGTTCTTGAAGCGCAGCAAAAATGCACTGAAAGAGGCCGAACGGCAGGCCGAGGAGCTTCTTGACGAAGCGCAGGAGAAGGCCCGCCGAATCGCCCGCAATGCGGACAAGAAGGCCGCGCAGATCCGCAAGGATGCCCTGCGCCAGAGCGAGGAAGAGGCCGAGGATCGCCTCAAGGAAATCGCCGCCAAGGAGCAGAGCCTCAAGGCGCGCGTGAAGAACATCGAGGATCGAAGCAAAGAGGTCGATCAGACCGCCGCCGAGATCGAAAAGCGCGCCGAGCGCATCGAGACCGAGCGCGAGCGTCGCGAGCGCGAGATCGAGGAGATGCGCGACCGCGTCACCCAGCAGGAGACGAGCTGGAACGAACTGGTGGCCCGCGCGCGCGACCAGCTCGAGCGTGCCGCCGGCCTCTCGGCCGAGGACGCCAAGGTCGAGCTGATCAAGAATATCGAGAACGATGCCAAGCTCGAAGCCGCCCGCATGTGCAAGCAGATCGAGGACGAGGCCAAGGAAAAGGCCGAGATGCAGGCCAAGAAGATCATGGCCACGGCGATCCAGCGCTGGGCCGGTGATTTTACCGTCGAGCGCGCGGTCAGCGTCATCCAGATTCCCAGCGACGACATCAAGGGCAAGATCATCGGCCGCGAGGGGCGCAACATCCGCGCCCTGCAGGCCGCCACGGGCATGGACTTCATCATCGACGACACGCCCGAGACCATCGTGATCAGCGGCTTCAACCCGCTGCGCCGGGAGATTGCGCGCGTTTCGCTCCTTCGCCTGATCGAGGACGGACGCATCCATCCCGCGCGCATCGAGGAAATCGTGGGCAAGGTCGAAAAAGAAGTGGCCCGCGAGATCAAGACCGTCGGCGAGCAGGCCGCCATGGACGTGGGCATCCAGGACATCCACCCGGAGATCCTCAAGCTCATCGGCACGTTGAAGTATCGCTACTCGTTTGCCCAGAACAACCTGGTTCACTCGCTTGAGTGCGCCTACTTCGAGTCCATCATGGCCGACGAGCTGGGTCTGGATCGCATGAAGGCCCGCCGCTGCGGTCTTCTTCACGACATCGGCAAGGCCGTCGACCACGAAGTCGAAGGCCCGCACGCCTACATCGGCGGCGACCTGGCCCGCAAGTACGGTGAGAAGAACGACGTCGTGGTCGCCGTTGCCGGTCACCACGAGGACGATCCGCCATCGCTGTGGGCCGCGCTCACGCAGGCGGCCGACGCCCTCTCGGCGGCGCGCCCTGGCGTTCGTCGCGAGATGTTCGAGAACTACGTGAAGCGTCTTGAGGATCTCGAGCGCATCGCCAACGCCTTCCCCGGCGTGGAACAGACCTACGCCATCCAGGCCGGTCGCGAGCTGCGCGTCATCGTCAGCAACGACAAGCTCAGCGACGATGCCGCCTACATGCTCTCGAAGGACATTGCCCGCAAGATCGAGCAGGACATGACCTATCCGGGACAGATCAAGGTGACGGTGCTGCGCGAGACCCGTGCGGTGGATTTCGCCCGCTGA